From a region of the Butyrivibrio sp. AE3004 genome:
- a CDS encoding glycosyltransferase, producing MNITIPIIIPAYEPDEKLIGLLRDLKNAELYPLILVDDGSDSSTYGHIFNEAKAEYGAIVIRHAVNMGKGRALKDAFNYCLNEYPDMTGVITADSDGQHTAVDIKRVKADLLEYPDALVLGCRNFDESGIPARSVFGNKTTSRVMRILAGVSISDTQTGLRAIPREFMKYLLNEKGERFEFETNMLLATKNLNISIREVEIQTIYLEENKSSHFRPIRDSVMIYAVFGKFLVSSLSSSVLDMVMFALFCRLFRHMQSLPVGYIMLSTVIARIISAVYNFTINYKVVFKGSGNKLIASFKYAALAVIIMLLSGYGVTFIHGFIPETPEVLVKIPVDCILFLLSFFVQREIVYK from the coding sequence ATGAACATTACTATACCTATAATAATTCCGGCTTACGAACCGGATGAAAAGTTAATCGGTCTTTTGAGAGACTTGAAAAATGCAGAGCTTTATCCGCTGATACTTGTGGATGACGGCTCTGATAGTAGTACTTACGGACATATTTTTAACGAGGCAAAAGCAGAATACGGAGCCATTGTAATACGGCATGCAGTGAACATGGGAAAGGGCCGAGCACTGAAGGATGCCTTTAACTACTGTCTGAACGAATACCCTGATATGACAGGCGTAATTACTGCTGATTCAGACGGGCAGCATACTGCGGTTGATATAAAAAGGGTAAAGGCTGACCTTTTAGAATATCCGGATGCACTTGTTCTTGGCTGCAGGAATTTTGACGAGAGCGGAATACCGGCAAGATCGGTTTTTGGAAACAAGACTACCAGCAGGGTAATGAGAATCCTCGCAGGTGTTAGTATCAGTGATACTCAGACCGGACTACGTGCAATCCCCCGGGAGTTCATGAAATATCTTTTAAATGAAAAGGGAGAGCGATTTGAGTTTGAAACTAATATGCTGCTTGCCACAAAGAATCTGAACATTTCGATAAGGGAAGTGGAAATACAGACTATTTACCTTGAAGAGAATAAATCAAGCCACTTCAGACCTATCAGAGATTCAGTGATGATATATGCTGTGTTTGGTAAGTTTCTTGTTTCATCCCTGTCATCCAGTGTTCTTGATATGGTGATGTTTGCGCTTTTCTGCAGGCTTTTCAGGCATATGCAGTCACTTCCCGTTGGATACATTATGCTTTCAACGGTTATTGCGAGAATAATATCCGCAGTATACAACTTTACCATCAACTATAAGGTGGTGTTCAAAGGAAGCGGAAACAAGCTTATTGCAAGCTTTAAGTACGCGGCACTTGCAGTCATAATAATGCTTCTTAGCGGATACGGAGTAACCTTTATTCACGGTTTTATACCGGAAACACCGGAGGTTCTTGTAAAGATTCCGGTGGACTGTATTCTCTTTTTACTAAGCTTCTTTGTTCAGCGTGAAATCGTATATAAGTAA
- a CDS encoding helicase HerA-like domain-containing protein, with amino-acid sequence MVKDGKVYIARADNGDELCLLPKMANRHGLIAGATGSGKTVTLKVLTESFSDMGVPVFLADVKGDLAGMIKEGSGMEERIERFSLEGTGYEYKKYPVTFWDLFGEKGIQLRTTVSEMGPILLSRILGLNDLQSDILTIAFKIADDNGWFLFDTKDLKALLNEISNNNKVYAEDYGKMSPQSISAILRSVVSLETQGGEIFFGEPALNLNDWFTTDTNGRGMINILDSESLINNGVLYSTFLLWMLSELFETLPEVGDMEKPKMVFFFDEAHLLFKNASKALLEKIEQVVKLIRSKGVGVYFVTQNPRDIPDGVLAQLGNKIQHALHAYTPADQKAVKAAADSFRENPEFKTYDAIMELGTGEAVVSFLDEKGTPGIVRRAFILPPMSKIGGIDDYERENAIKGSLYYSKYANAIDSDSAYEMLQRKGVLDAEEAAKAKAEAEAEKARLKELAAEEKAKEKEALAEARREERELKQAENAKKRAAKSVASSVSGSIGREVGKAAGMGFGKFGKTIGGNLGASLGRGIIGTLFKL; translated from the coding sequence ATGGTTAAAGATGGTAAAGTGTACATTGCCAGGGCAGATAATGGGGACGAACTATGTCTTTTACCTAAGATGGCGAACAGACACGGACTGATTGCAGGAGCAACCGGGTCCGGTAAAACAGTTACATTAAAGGTTCTTACGGAATCCTTCTCGGATATGGGAGTACCGGTATTTCTTGCAGACGTAAAAGGCGATCTTGCGGGAATGATCAAGGAAGGCTCAGGAATGGAAGAGAGGATTGAGCGCTTTTCACTGGAAGGGACAGGCTATGAATATAAGAAGTATCCTGTAACCTTCTGGGATCTTTTCGGTGAGAAGGGCATTCAGCTTCGAACCACGGTTTCTGAGATGGGGCCTATTCTTCTTTCACGTATTCTTGGATTAAATGATCTTCAAAGTGACATCCTTACAATTGCATTTAAGATAGCGGATGACAACGGCTGGTTTCTGTTTGATACCAAGGATCTGAAAGCGCTCCTGAATGAGATTTCGAATAATAATAAAGTTTATGCTGAAGACTACGGCAAGATGAGTCCGCAGTCAATAAGCGCAATTTTAAGAAGCGTTGTTTCTCTTGAGACGCAGGGAGGCGAGATCTTTTTCGGAGAGCCTGCGCTTAATCTTAATGACTGGTTTACAACTGACACAAACGGAAGAGGAATGATAAATATCCTGGATTCCGAGAGCCTTATAAATAATGGTGTTCTTTATTCTACATTTCTTCTTTGGATGCTCTCCGAGCTCTTTGAGACGCTTCCCGAGGTAGGAGATATGGAGAAACCCAAGATGGTATTCTTCTTTGATGAAGCGCATCTCTTATTCAAAAATGCATCAAAAGCGCTTCTTGAAAAGATTGAGCAGGTTGTAAAGCTTATCAGGTCTAAAGGCGTCGGAGTTTATTTTGTAACTCAGAATCCCCGCGATATTCCTGACGGAGTTCTTGCGCAGCTTGGAAACAAGATTCAGCACGCGCTTCATGCCTACACACCTGCCGATCAGAAAGCGGTTAAAGCTGCAGCAGATTCTTTCCGTGAAAATCCTGAATTTAAGACCTATGATGCGATCATGGAGCTTGGAACAGGTGAAGCGGTGGTATCGTTCCTTGATGAAAAGGGTACGCCCGGAATTGTTCGCAGAGCTTTCATTCTTCCTCCTATGAGTAAGATTGGCGGAATTGATGATTATGAAAGAGAAAACGCCATTAAGGGAAGTCTTTATTACAGCAAATATGCAAATGCAATTGACTCTGATTCTGCCTATGAGATGCTTCAGAGAAAGGGTGTACTGGATGCCGAGGAAGCAGCAAAAGCCAAGGCTGAGGCAGAAGCTGAGAAGGCAAGGTTAAAGGAACTTGCGGCAGAGGAAAAGGCAAAGGAAAAAGAGGCACTGGCTGAGGCAAGAAGAGAAGAGAGAGAATTAAAGCAGGCTGAGAATGCCAAAAAGCGTGCTGCAAAATCCGTAGCATCAAGTGTCAGCGGAAGTATCGGACGTGAGGTAGGTAAGGCAGCAGGAATGGGCTTTGGGAAATTCGGCAAAACTATTGGTGGAAATCTTGGTGCCAGCCTCGGAAGAGGAATTATCGGAACCTTGTTTAAGCTGTGA
- a CDS encoding ArnT family glycosyltransferase gives MKKGFKNVVLFSLMIIFILVDGYMIFHNLGKGYLIQTDEAYHATNAYEMFKQGNWIINTYRYAADYFNSKPPICLDAMVLSFKTFGVSAFAARFPSALSGILTCVLISLFLYKNKGAFSAAVFPALFGASASFFTFHMYRAAEMDAMYNLFFTAAMLSLYMMAERYDLMYVYALFLGLAFMCKGPHAALIFIIGLLYIPKIRKAFLSVKRVALSAVLAAVIPVLWMIKRFAFDGFELLNALFVGEVVDRVSSKDQEYLLPITDFLSSQTVIIFAVLLVAAIIFAVTSDRQNAEKKNLIKEFFSDNYLFIIWAVVPVTFFALTQSYLTWYTYTSQLAMCILTSNLFAFCVDNAKKRKVLVNAVVTVAAAALCLFFITPIVKAVNLAGTGGHPVDEFVEDVQEFAAMYGDAYAGKNAYLISDFRINKKVSDHWEPEYVAPAEMYLDVIPVDGTVDNFLSDPDSILIIDKDLWDDYAGVLTGHVILHDNSYLIFSNDMY, from the coding sequence ATGAAAAAAGGTTTTAAAAATGTTGTCTTGTTTTCTTTGATGATTATATTCATCCTGGTTGATGGGTATATGATTTTTCATAATCTGGGGAAGGGATATCTGATACAGACAGATGAAGCATATCATGCGACCAATGCATATGAGATGTTTAAGCAGGGAAACTGGATAATTAATACATATCGATATGCGGCTGATTACTTTAATTCCAAGCCGCCCATCTGTCTTGACGCCATGGTGCTGTCTTTTAAGACCTTCGGAGTGAGTGCCTTTGCAGCAAGATTTCCGTCGGCACTATCAGGAATCCTTACCTGTGTTTTGATCTCATTGTTCCTTTATAAAAATAAAGGTGCTTTTTCAGCAGCGGTTTTCCCGGCTTTATTTGGAGCAAGCGCATCTTTCTTTACATTCCATATGTACAGAGCAGCTGAAATGGATGCTATGTACAATCTGTTCTTTACCGCAGCGATGCTTTCTCTGTACATGATGGCAGAGAGGTATGATTTAATGTATGTCTATGCACTGTTCCTCGGACTTGCATTTATGTGTAAGGGACCGCATGCCGCACTCATTTTTATAATAGGTCTGCTTTATATTCCTAAAATCAGAAAAGCATTCCTGTCTGTTAAAAGAGTTGCTTTATCCGCAGTTCTTGCAGCAGTTATTCCTGTGTTGTGGATGATAAAAAGATTTGCATTTGATGGCTTTGAACTTTTAAATGCGCTCTTTGTGGGAGAGGTAGTAGACAGAGTATCGTCTAAGGACCAGGAATATCTTCTCCCCATAACTGATTTTCTTTCCTCACAAACAGTAATTATTTTTGCGGTACTTCTTGTGGCAGCAATTATTTTTGCCGTTACCAGTGACAGACAAAATGCGGAAAAGAAGAATCTTATCAAAGAGTTTTTCAGTGATAATTATCTCTTCATAATATGGGCTGTGGTACCGGTAACCTTTTTTGCTTTGACACAAAGTTACCTCACCTGGTATACCTACACATCACAGCTTGCAATGTGTATTCTCACATCCAATCTTTTTGCATTCTGTGTAGATAATGCAAAAAAGAGGAAAGTGCTTGTAAACGCGGTGGTTACTGTAGCAGCAGCTGCGCTTTGCCTGTTTTTTATAACCCCAATCGTTAAGGCTGTAAACCTTGCGGGAACGGGCGGACATCCTGTAGATGAATTTGTGGAAGACGTTCAGGAATTTGCAGCTATGTATGGAGATGCATACGCTGGTAAGAATGCGTACCTTATTTCCGATTTCAGAATAAACAAAAAGGTATCGGACCATTGGGAGCCTGAATATGTTGCACCTGCTGAGATGTATCTTGATGTGATTCCGGTAGACGGAACGGTTGATAATTTCTTAAGTGACCCTGATTCCATTTTGATAATTGATAAGGATTTATGGGATGACTATGCGGGGGTACTGACAGGACATGTCATACTACATGATAATTCTTATCTTATTTTCAGCAATGATATGTATTGA
- a CDS encoding HU family DNA-binding protein, with translation MNKTELVEAIAKETGLSKKDSEKAVKAFVDVVSKQLKKKDKVQLVGFGTFETTKRAARTGKNPQTGESIKIPASVAPKFKAGKALKDLVNKK, from the coding sequence ATGAACAAGACAGAATTAGTAGAAGCAATCGCAAAGGAGACCGGCCTTTCAAAGAAGGATTCTGAGAAGGCTGTTAAGGCTTTTGTTGATGTTGTTTCAAAGCAGCTTAAGAAGAAGGATAAAGTTCAGCTTGTTGGCTTTGGTACATTCGAGACAACAAAGAGAGCAGCTAGAACAGGTAAGAACCCTCAGACAGGCGAAAGCATCAAGATCCCTGCTTCTGTAGCTCCTAAGTTCAAGGCTGGTAAGGCTCTTAAAGATCTTGTTAATAAGAAATAA
- a CDS encoding amidophosphoribosyltransferase, producing the protein MGGFFGVASRESAVFDLFYGTDYHSHLGTRRAGLAVYDRKRGFDRAIHNIERSYFRPKFEEDMLRMEGNLGIGCISDFEPQPLIVRSHHGTYAITTVGKINNIEEITNKLFADNRSHFLEMSGGDINPTELVASIINQKVTIVEGIRYAQEIIKGSLTLLLMTTEGIYAARDRFGRTPVEIGHKDDGYCVCFESFSYLNLGYDPYRELGPGEIAYITPESVEIVAPAFDEMRICTFLWIYYGFPASTYEGLSVEDIRYGCGKKLAQRDMQRGLHPDIVAGVPDSGVAHAIGYSNASGIPYSRPFVKYTPTWPRSFMPTIQSRRDLIAKMKLIPVNKLINNKSLLLIDDSIVRGTQLRETTEFLYKSGAKEVHIRPACPPLIYGCKYLNFSRSNSEMELITRRVIEKLEGYPKPGEETVRKYTDPDSPQYDAMLEEIRKELNFTSLHYHRLDDMVEAIPIEPCKLCTYCWSGKE; encoded by the coding sequence ATGGGCGGTTTTTTTGGTGTTGCTTCGCGTGAAAGCGCAGTTTTTGATCTTTTCTACGGAACAGATTATCATTCTCATCTTGGCACACGTCGTGCCGGTCTCGCAGTGTATGACAGAAAAAGAGGTTTTGATCGTGCTATACACAATATCGAGAGATCATATTTCAGACCAAAATTTGAAGAAGATATGTTAAGAATGGAGGGAAATCTCGGGATAGGTTGTATTTCGGATTTCGAGCCTCAGCCACTTATTGTAAGATCACACCACGGCACATATGCGATCACAACTGTTGGCAAGATCAACAATATTGAGGAGATAACAAATAAGCTTTTTGCTGATAACAGATCCCACTTCCTTGAGATGAGCGGTGGAGACATTAATCCGACAGAGCTTGTAGCATCGATAATCAATCAGAAGGTTACGATTGTCGAGGGAATCAGATATGCACAGGAGATTATAAAGGGATCCTTAACTCTGCTCCTCATGACTACAGAAGGCATCTATGCTGCGAGAGACAGATTCGGAAGGACTCCTGTGGAGATAGGCCACAAGGATGATGGATATTGTGTCTGCTTCGAGAGCTTTTCATATTTAAACCTGGGCTATGATCCTTACAGAGAACTGGGACCCGGAGAGATAGCATATATAACACCGGAGAGTGTTGAGATAGTTGCTCCTGCCTTTGATGAAATGCGAATCTGTACGTTCCTGTGGATATATTACGGATTCCCTGCATCAACCTATGAAGGACTTAGTGTTGAAGATATCAGATATGGCTGTGGTAAAAAGCTTGCACAGCGTGACATGCAAAGGGGCCTGCATCCCGATATTGTAGCAGGCGTACCGGATTCAGGTGTGGCACATGCAATCGGTTACTCAAATGCATCGGGAATACCATATTCAAGACCTTTTGTAAAATATACACCAACCTGGCCAAGATCCTTTATGCCTACAATTCAGTCAAGACGTGATCTTATTGCCAAGATGAAGCTGATTCCGGTAAACAAGCTTATAAATAATAAGAGCCTTCTTCTTATTGATGACTCTATTGTACGAGGAACACAGCTTAGGGAAACCACAGAATTTTTATATAAGAGCGGTGCAAAAGAAGTTCACATAAGACCTGCATGCCCGCCTCTTATCTACGGCTGTAAATATCTCAACTTCTCAAGATCGAACTCTGAAATGGAGCTTATCACAAGAAGAGTTATCGAGAAACTTGAAGGTTATCCAAAGCCCGGTGAAGAAACTGTAAGAAAATATACAGATCCCGATTCTCCTCAGTACGATGCTATGCTTGAAGAAATCAGAAAGGAACTCAATTTCACATCACTTCATTATCACAGACTTGATGACATGGTTGAAGCTATTCCTATAGAACCCTGTAAGCTTTGCACTTATTGTTGGAGTGGTAAGGAGTAA
- the glgD gene encoding glucose-1-phosphate adenylyltransferase subunit GlgD translates to MAGKAFGVINSAANYIRVEGLHDYRPIGAFAFLGRFRVIDFPISNMSNSGFDRIHVYLNSRPRSIVEHIRSGRHYNINSKRGKIQLMFTQNNGASSIYNTDISAYLENIEQIERMPQDYVVIAPSYMVYKQNYQELIDTHIESGTDITVLYHKVDNAKEYFRGCNCITLNKQKGVQSIERNMGTAKDKNISMDTYVMSKEMFVYLINKAKRESSAYSLADIIALHCNDLDVRGYQHKGYFAAITSLDDYYKANMELLQYPVAMDFFKTDWPFYTRTTDACPSKYFSGSKVTNSLVSNACLIEGTVENSIIGRNVHIGKGAVIKNSIILAYSDIADGVYVENAVVDKWADIKNVKKVVSTSSTPAYVRRNDIL, encoded by the coding sequence ATGGCAGGTAAAGCATTTGGTGTGATCAACTCCGCCGCAAACTATATCAGGGTAGAAGGACTTCACGATTACAGACCTATCGGAGCTTTTGCTTTCCTCGGACGTTTTCGTGTAATCGATTTCCCGATTTCAAATATGTCTAACAGCGGATTTGACAGAATCCATGTATATTTGAACAGCAGACCCCGCTCCATAGTAGAGCATATCAGATCGGGACGTCATTACAACATCAACTCAAAACGAGGCAAGATTCAGCTGATGTTCACACAGAACAACGGCGCAAGCTCAATCTATAATACAGATATCAGTGCTTATCTTGAGAATATCGAGCAGATAGAGCGTATGCCTCAGGACTATGTTGTTATTGCTCCAAGCTATATGGTATATAAACAGAATTATCAGGAGCTTATCGATACACATATCGAGTCGGGCACAGATATTACTGTTCTCTACCACAAGGTAGATAATGCTAAGGAATACTTCAGAGGTTGCAATTGCATCACTCTTAATAAGCAGAAGGGCGTTCAGAGCATTGAGCGCAATATGGGAACTGCAAAGGATAAGAACATCAGCATGGACACCTATGTTATGTCCAAGGAGATGTTTGTTTACCTGATAAACAAAGCTAAGAGAGAGTCATCGGCTTATTCACTTGCGGATATCATAGCTCTTCACTGCAATGATCTGGATGTAAGAGGATATCAGCACAAAGGATATTTTGCAGCAATCACAAGCCTTGATGATTATTACAAGGCAAACATGGAGCTCCTTCAGTATCCTGTGGCAATGGACTTCTTTAAGACTGACTGGCCGTTTTATACCAGAACAACAGATGCTTGTCCTTCCAAGTACTTCAGTGGCTCTAAGGTAACCAATTCACTGGTTTCAAATGCCTGCCTTATTGAAGGTACTGTAGAGAACTCGATCATCGGACGTAATGTTCACATAGGTAAGGGAGCAGTGATCAAGAATTCTATTATTCTTGCATACTCCGATATTGCTGATGGCGTATATGTTGAAAACGCTGTTGTCGACAAGTGGGCAGATATCAAGAATGTGAAGAAGGTAGTATCCACATCCTCCACACCTGCATACGTAAGACGAAACGACATTTTATAA
- a CDS encoding glucose-1-phosphate adenylyltransferase produces MAQTNMLAMILAGGRGSRLHELTNKVAKPAVAYGGKYRIIDFPLSNCANSGIDIVGVLTQYESVLLNSYVAAGGRWGLDTKDSGVFVLTPREKADSGLDVYRGTADAISQNIDFIDAYDPEYLLVLSGDHIYKMNYDKMLDFHKANKADATIAVRGVPIKEASRFGIMNTDKDKRIVEFEEKPAKPKSNLASMGIYIFNWKTMRKMLIEDMKNPDSSHDFGKDFIPVMLNEGRALYAYEFSGYWKDVGTIDSLWEANMDLLENKTELDLDDTSWKIYSEDTGMTPAYIAESAKIDRAYINQGAAIGGEVKNSVIFSSVKIAPGAKVIDSVLMPGATVLEGATVTRALVADNVRIGKNAKVGDKNSEEILLVSKNVKGEEK; encoded by the coding sequence ATGGCTCAAACTAATATGTTGGCTATGATCCTTGCCGGAGGCAGGGGAAGCCGTCTTCATGAGCTCACAAATAAGGTTGCAAAACCTGCAGTGGCATATGGCGGAAAATATCGTATAATCGACTTCCCGCTTAGCAATTGCGCTAACAGCGGAATAGATATAGTAGGAGTTCTTACACAGTATGAATCAGTTCTTCTGAACAGCTATGTTGCAGCCGGCGGACGCTGGGGACTTGATACCAAGGACAGTGGCGTATTTGTTCTTACACCTAGAGAAAAGGCTGATTCAGGACTTGATGTCTATCGTGGAACAGCGGATGCTATTTCTCAGAATATCGATTTCATCGATGCTTATGATCCGGAGTATTTGCTTGTTCTTTCCGGAGATCACATTTACAAAATGAATTATGACAAGATGCTCGATTTCCATAAGGCAAACAAAGCTGATGCTACAATTGCCGTAAGAGGCGTGCCTATTAAGGAGGCAAGTCGTTTCGGTATCATGAATACTGATAAGGACAAGCGCATTGTCGAATTTGAAGAAAAACCGGCAAAGCCGAAGAGTAATCTTGCATCAATGGGTATCTATATCTTTAACTGGAAGACTATGCGTAAGATGCTTATCGAGGATATGAAGAATCCTGATTCAAGTCATGACTTTGGTAAGGATTTTATCCCGGTTATGCTTAATGAAGGTAGGGCTCTTTATGCTTATGAGTTCTCAGGCTACTGGAAGGATGTAGGAACAATCGATTCTCTTTGGGAGGCTAATATGGACCTTCTGGAGAACAAGACAGAGCTTGATCTCGACGATACCTCATGGAAGATTTATTCAGAGGATACAGGTATGACACCTGCTTATATTGCAGAGTCTGCAAAGATTGACAGAGCATATATCAATCAGGGTGCGGCAATTGGCGGAGAGGTTAAAAATTCCGTTATCTTTTCAAGTGTTAAGATTGCTCCCGGTGCAAAGGTAATTGATTCCGTTCTTATGCCCGGTGCAACTGTTCTGGAAGGCGCAACAGTGACAAGAGCGCTTGTTGCCGATAATGTTCGTATTGGCAAAAATGCCAAGGTTGGTGATAAGAACAGTGAAGAGATTTTACTTGTTTCCAAAAATGTTAAGGGGGAGGAGAAATAA
- a CDS encoding extracellular solute-binding protein: MIRKVLTFTLSLILSTSLIGCGNEGNPALAEEKNKGEGGFVVSEEMQSLSEDYFSEEKEDEGFDLSGIDTTDHVVITYLTIGDKPKGKAEERLHQTIAELNEILDEKVNAELNIEFIEWDNFLENYNNKLALMDGSIDLVGTSTDWLEGWQNVKKGCFLPLTESMLRRYAPRTYETVIPEHWDMCKFNDTIYFMPEDNYTQWTNHGFIYRMDFAKEAGLKDGVKSWDDLTDYFKYVIDNHKELKVPWDADGTQYITMTDGWLSSHTDFIPIYGLCNSNMFGGSIDDPYTIYAPIMKDTDAYVEYAELMKKWDRMGVWPSNVLTNTENDNRSEYRKGIVAAEQHHTQTFANICSDNEENQLYIDNPDAKSGFFPFGIENNNLIATTITHGAMAVSAASDNPERALMVYDLLRNDVACYKLLCYGIEGVSYIINEEGLRGKPEGFDPECDNINGTTNFWWGRNDSIEIRDAETNWDVIDEIYSIYEKKKTDYPYSQFVPDDSEILAKVEKCNQIYNDYMQEISYGKYNGTAESIVSSMQEDLALEGIDDIISELQMQINSLYK, translated from the coding sequence ATGATAAGAAAGGTACTTACATTTACGCTCAGTTTAATATTGTCAACTTCCCTTATCGGCTGCGGTAACGAAGGAAATCCGGCGTTAGCGGAGGAAAAAAACAAAGGGGAAGGCGGATTTGTTGTATCCGAGGAAATGCAAAGCTTATCGGAAGATTATTTTTCGGAGGAAAAAGAGGATGAGGGCTTTGATTTATCAGGGATAGATACCACGGATCATGTGGTGATCACGTACCTTACGATTGGAGATAAGCCAAAAGGAAAAGCAGAGGAGAGACTTCATCAGACCATCGCAGAGTTAAATGAAATCCTTGATGAAAAGGTTAATGCAGAGCTAAATATAGAATTTATCGAATGGGATAATTTTCTTGAAAACTATAATAATAAGCTTGCGCTTATGGACGGAAGCATTGACCTTGTGGGAACATCCACCGACTGGCTTGAAGGCTGGCAGAATGTTAAAAAGGGGTGCTTTCTTCCGCTTACGGAAAGCATGTTAAGGCGGTATGCCCCCAGAACTTATGAAACCGTCATTCCCGAGCATTGGGACATGTGTAAATTTAACGACACGATATACTTTATGCCGGAGGACAATTATACACAGTGGACCAACCACGGATTTATCTACAGAATGGATTTTGCAAAGGAAGCAGGCTTGAAGGATGGTGTAAAAAGCTGGGATGATCTGACGGATTATTTTAAATATGTAATAGATAACCATAAGGAATTAAAGGTGCCCTGGGATGCGGATGGCACGCAGTACATAACCATGACGGATGGGTGGCTTAGTTCACACACGGATTTTATTCCAATCTATGGGCTGTGCAATTCGAATATGTTTGGCGGAAGCATTGATGATCCGTACACAATTTATGCACCTATCATGAAAGATACCGATGCTTACGTTGAATATGCGGAGCTTATGAAAAAATGGGACAGAATGGGAGTGTGGCCTTCAAATGTACTGACAAACACCGAAAATGATAACCGCTCCGAATACAGAAAAGGAATTGTGGCAGCAGAGCAGCATCATACTCAGACCTTTGCAAATATCTGCTCGGATAATGAGGAAAACCAGCTTTATATTGACAATCCTGATGCGAAGTCCGGCTTTTTCCCGTTTGGAATTGAAAATAACAATCTTATTGCCACCACGATCACGCATGGAGCCATGGCAGTTTCGGCTGCTTCCGATAATCCGGAGAGAGCACTTATGGTATATGATCTTTTACGAAATGACGTTGCCTGCTATAAGCTTCTCTGCTATGGAATAGAGGGAGTATCCTATATCATCAATGAAGAAGGACTAAGGGGAAAACCTGAAGGCTTTGATCCTGAGTGTGATAACATAAATGGCACCACAAATTTCTGGTGGGGCAGAAACGATTCTATTGAAATACGTGATGCAGAGACTAACTGGGATGTTATAGATGAAATATATTCCATATATGAAAAGAAAAAAACGGATTATCCCTATAGTCAGTTTGTTCCGGATGATTCCGAGATTTTGGCCAAGGTTGAAAAATGCAACCAGATATACAATGACTATATGCAAGAGATTAGTTACGGAAAGTACAACGGAACAGCTGAAAGTATTGTTTCCTCAATGCAGGAGGATCTTGCACTTGAGGGGATAGATGATATAATATCCGAACTCCAGATGCAGATTAATTCACTTTACAAATAA